The proteins below come from a single Streptomyces sp. MRC013 genomic window:
- a CDS encoding 5'-3' exonuclease — MPTPASRCLLLDTPSLYFRAHFGVPDSVRAPDGTPVNAVRGLLDFIARLVVDHRPDTLVACMDADWRPAWRVELIPSYKAHRVAAETGPGTPDEEEVPDTLAPQVPVIEAVLDAVGVARVGVAGYEADDVIGTLAGRAAGPVDIVTGDRDLFQLVDDARGVRVLYPVKGVGTLQVVDGEWLRGKYGVDGPGYADFATLRGDPSDGLPGVPGVGEKTAAKLLESFGDLAGVVAAVDDPASGLTPAQRRRLDGAREYLAVAPKVVRVADDVPLPPFDPALPAGPKDPQALRALAERWRLGGSLERLLAALPR, encoded by the coding sequence ATGCCGACCCCAGCCAGCAGGTGTCTCCTGCTCGACACCCCCTCCCTGTACTTCCGGGCCCACTTCGGGGTTCCCGACTCGGTGCGCGCTCCGGACGGCACGCCGGTGAACGCCGTGCGCGGCCTGCTGGACTTCATCGCCCGGCTGGTGGTCGACCACCGCCCGGACACCCTCGTGGCCTGCATGGACGCCGACTGGCGGCCGGCCTGGCGGGTGGAGCTGATCCCCTCGTACAAGGCGCACCGGGTCGCCGCGGAGACGGGTCCCGGTACACCGGACGAGGAGGAGGTGCCGGACACGCTGGCGCCGCAGGTCCCGGTGATCGAGGCGGTGCTGGACGCGGTGGGCGTCGCGCGCGTGGGCGTCGCCGGGTACGAGGCGGACGACGTGATCGGCACGCTCGCGGGCCGGGCGGCCGGGCCGGTGGACATCGTCACGGGCGACCGGGACCTGTTCCAGCTGGTGGACGACGCGCGCGGGGTGCGGGTGCTGTACCCGGTCAAGGGCGTGGGCACGCTCCAGGTGGTGGACGGGGAGTGGTTGCGCGGCAAGTACGGCGTGGACGGCCCGGGGTACGCGGACTTCGCCACGCTGCGGGGCGACCCGAGCGACGGGCTGCCGGGGGTGCCCGGCGTCGGTGAGAAGACCGCCGCGAAGCTGCTGGAGTCCTTCGGGGACCTGGCGGGGGTCGTCGCCGCGGTGGACGACCCGGCGTCGGGGCTGACCCCGGCGCAGCGGCGGCGTCTGGACGGGGCGCGGGAGTACCTGGCGGTCGCGCCGAAGGTGGTGCGGGTCGCGGACGACGTTCCGCTGCCGCCCTTCGATCCGGCGCTGCCGGCCGGCCCGAAGGATCCGCAGGCGCTGCGCGCTTTGGCGGAAAGGTGGCGCCTGGGCGGGTCGTTGGAGCGCCTGCTCGCCGCCCTCCCCCGATGA
- a CDS encoding helical backbone metal receptor, whose amino-acid sequence MRVVSLVPSLTEAVAVTAPGALVGRTDWCTRPAGLEAPRIGGTKNPDVSAITALRPDLVVANEEENRPGDLAALRSAGLDVLVTEVRGLEQALRELDRVLRACGVPSRPRWLDEAEAAWAALTPDGPPRAAVVPIWRRPWMVLGRDTFAGDLLARLGVANVYADHPERYPRVPLDELRAGGADLVVLPDEPYRFTADDGPEAFGGLPAALVDGRHLTWYGPSLVHAPRVLGRALRAAIR is encoded by the coding sequence ATCCGCGTCGTCTCCCTGGTGCCGTCCCTCACCGAGGCCGTCGCCGTGACCGCGCCCGGGGCCCTGGTCGGCCGCACCGACTGGTGCACCCGTCCGGCGGGCCTCGAAGCGCCCCGGATCGGCGGCACGAAGAACCCGGACGTCTCCGCGATCACCGCGCTCCGCCCCGACCTCGTCGTCGCCAACGAGGAGGAGAACCGTCCCGGCGACCTGGCCGCCCTGCGCTCCGCCGGCCTCGACGTCCTGGTCACCGAGGTCCGCGGCCTGGAGCAGGCGCTGCGCGAGCTGGACCGGGTCCTGCGCGCCTGCGGCGTCCCCTCCAGGCCCCGCTGGCTCGACGAGGCCGAGGCCGCCTGGGCCGCGCTCACCCCGGACGGGCCGCCCCGCGCGGCGGTCGTGCCGATCTGGCGGCGGCCCTGGATGGTGCTCGGTCGCGACACGTTCGCCGGCGACCTCCTCGCCCGCCTCGGCGTCGCCAACGTGTACGCGGACCATCCCGAGCGCTACCCGCGCGTCCCGCTCGACGAACTGCGCGCCGGCGGCGCCGACCTGGTCGTCCTGCCCGACGAGCCGTACCGGTTCACCGCCGACGACGGGCCCGAGGCGTTCGGCGGCCTGCCCGCCGCGCTCGTCGACGGCCGGCACCTCACCTGGTACGGGCCGTCCCTCGTCCATGCGCCCCGGGTACTGGGGCGGGCCCTGCGAGCAGCGATCCGTTGA
- a CDS encoding siderophore-interacting protein has protein sequence MADEPSRRTPKAHEAQVVRTERIAPHMVRIVLGGEGLDSFATSGLTDHYVKILFPPEGVTYPEPFDLERIREELPRDRWPAQRTYTVRAWDPVGRELTIDFVVHGDEGLAGPWAARARVGETVRFIGPGGGYAPDPEADWHLLAGDESALPAIAAALEALPDGAVAHAFIEVDGAEDELKIDAPAGAEVRWLPRRGRPVGEALVEAVRDLDFPGGAVHAFVHGEAGAVRELRRYLRRDRGVPLERLSISGYWRLGQSDEAWRAVKREWNAQVEREERSS, from the coding sequence GTGGCGGATGAGCCGTCCCGCAGGACACCGAAGGCCCACGAGGCACAGGTGGTGCGCACGGAGCGGATCGCTCCGCACATGGTGCGGATCGTGCTCGGCGGCGAGGGACTGGACTCCTTCGCCACCAGCGGCCTCACCGACCACTACGTCAAGATCCTGTTCCCTCCGGAGGGTGTGACGTACCCCGAGCCGTTCGACCTGGAGCGGATCCGCGAGGAACTGCCGCGCGACCGGTGGCCGGCGCAGCGCACGTACACGGTGCGCGCCTGGGACCCGGTCGGGCGGGAGCTGACGATCGACTTCGTGGTGCACGGCGACGAGGGGCTGGCCGGGCCGTGGGCGGCACGGGCGCGGGTCGGCGAGACGGTCCGGTTCATCGGTCCGGGCGGCGGGTACGCGCCGGACCCGGAGGCCGACTGGCATCTGCTGGCGGGGGACGAGAGCGCCCTGCCCGCGATCGCGGCGGCGCTGGAGGCACTGCCGGACGGCGCCGTGGCGCACGCGTTCATCGAGGTGGACGGGGCGGAGGACGAGCTGAAGATCGACGCCCCGGCCGGTGCGGAGGTCCGCTGGCTGCCGCGCCGCGGCCGTCCGGTCGGCGAGGCGCTGGTCGAGGCCGTGCGGGACCTGGACTTCCCCGGGGGCGCCGTCCACGCGTTCGTCCACGGCGAGGCCGGCGCGGTGCGGGAACTTCGCCGGTACCTGCGCAGGGACCGCGGCGTCCCGCTGGAGCGCCTGTCGATCTCGGGCTACTGGCGCCTGGGTCAGTCGGACGAGGCGTGGCGCGCGGTCAAGCGCGAGTGGAACGCCCAGGTGGAGCGCGAGGAGCGGTCCTCGTAG
- a CDS encoding XRE family transcriptional regulator, with the protein MDDKETPRVGAAVRRRRRALSLTLAAVAERSGLSVPFLSQIENERARPSTRSLECIADALKTTAVELLDAGDAARTVDVVRAAACADDPGAPAGVRALVRGEHQMHADEFTGEHDAGRELVLRNDALLYVADGTVEVEAEGRAYRLERGDTLYLSGGVRHRWRASGPGTRVLAVSVAPHMEAAER; encoded by the coding sequence ATGGACGACAAGGAGACACCGCGGGTCGGCGCGGCCGTGCGCAGGAGGCGCAGGGCGCTGTCGTTGACCCTCGCCGCCGTGGCCGAGCGCAGCGGCCTGTCCGTGCCCTTTCTCAGCCAGATCGAGAACGAGCGCGCCCGCCCCAGCACGCGCTCCCTGGAGTGCATCGCCGACGCGCTGAAGACCACCGCCGTCGAGCTGCTCGACGCGGGCGACGCCGCCCGCACGGTCGACGTCGTACGGGCCGCGGCGTGCGCCGACGACCCGGGCGCCCCGGCCGGCGTCCGCGCGCTGGTGCGCGGCGAGCACCAGATGCACGCCGACGAGTTCACCGGCGAGCACGACGCCGGCCGCGAGCTGGTCCTCCGCAACGACGCCCTGCTGTACGTCGCCGACGGCACCGTCGAGGTGGAGGCCGAGGGCCGCGCGTACCGGCTGGAGCGCGGCGACACGCTCTACCTGTCCGGCGGGGTCCGCCACCGCTGGCGTGCCTCCGGGCCCGGCACACGCGTCCTGGCCGTGTCGGTGGCGCCCCACATGGAGGCGGCGGAGCGGTGA